The Bos javanicus breed banteng chromosome 18, ARS-OSU_banteng_1.0, whole genome shotgun sequence genome has a segment encoding these proteins:
- the CA7 gene encoding carbonic anhydrase 7, translating to MTGHHGWGYGQNDGPSHWHKLYPIAQGDRQSPINIVSSQAVYSPSLKPLEISYESCTSLSIANNGHSVQVDFNDSDDRTVVSGGPLDGPYRLKQFHFHWGKKHGVGSEHTVDGKSFPSELHLVHWNAKKYSTFGEAASAPDGLAVVGVFLETGDEHPSMNRLTDALYMVRFKGTKAQFSCFNPKCLLPASRHYWTYPGSLTTPPLSESVTWIVLREPIRISERQMEKFRSLLFTSEEDERIHMVNNFRPPQPLKGRVVKASFRA from the exons ATGACCGGCCACCACGGCTGGGGCTACGGCCAGAACGACG GCCCCTCACACTGGCACAAGCTGTATCCCATTGCCCAGGGAGACCGCCAGTCACCAATCAACATCGTATCTAGCCAGGCTGTGTACTCGCCCAGCCTGAAGCCACTGGAGATTTCCTATGAGTCCTGCACATCCCTCAGCATCGCCAACAATGGCCACTCTGTCCAAGTGGACTTCAATGACAGTGATGACCGAACTG TGGTGTCTGGGGGCCCCCTGGATGGGCCCTACCGGCTTAAGCAGTTCCATTTCCACTGGGGCAAGAAGCACGGTGTGGGCTCGGAGCACACGGTGGATGGCAAGTCATTCCCCAGCGAG CTGCACCTGGTTCATTGGAACGCCAAGAAGTACAGCACCTTTGGGGAGGCGGCCTCGGCGCCCGATGGCCTGGCTGTGGTCGGTGTCTTCCTGGAG ACGGGGGACGAGCACCCCAGCATGAACCGTCTGACAGATGCGCTCTACATGGTTCGGTTTAAG GGCACCAAGGCCCAGTTCAGCTGCTTCAACCCCAAGTGCCTCCTGCCTGCCAGCCGGCACTACTGGACCTATCCCGGGTCCCTGACGACGCCACCGCTGAGCGAGAGCGTCACCTGGATTGTGCTCCGGGAGCCCATCCGTATCTCTGAGAGGCAG ATGGAGAAATTCCGGAGCCTGCTTTTCACCTCAGAGGAGGATGAGAGGATCCACATGGTGAACAACTTCCGGCCGCCACAGCCACTGAAGGGCCGTGTGGTCAAGGCCTCTTTCCGGGCCTGA